ACAAATGCAATTGCTGCAGCGAGAAAAAATGCTCCTCATACTTTAAAAATAGAAGTAGAGGTGGAGAGTATGGAACAAATAGAAGAGGCACTGGAGGCAGGAGCAGACATTATCATGCTGGATAATATGGGCACGGAAGAGATGAAGAAAGCAGTCGCCAGAATTAATGGCCGTGCATTGGTTGAGGCCTCCGGAAATATGGGTGAAAAAGATTTAAGAGAAGTTGCCGATACAGGGGTGGACTTAATTTCCGTTGGTGCATTAACCCACACCGTAAAGGCGATGGACATAAGTTTAAGGTTTGAATAAATAAAATTTTTTTCCTCGCTTGCAATCATCCGGCAGCATCTGGACAGGCAAAATATTGAATACTTCTATCAATTGCCTGATAATATATGGAATATTTCAGATTCTATGATTTCATCACTGATATAAATATGATAAATAATATTAGAAATGGAGAGTGTAACATATGGAATTTGTGGTTGACTGTCTGGGAGATATCTGTCCTATTCCAAGTATTAAGGCATATGAAAAATTTAAAGCAATTAATAAGAATGATACGATAAAGATTATTACGGATCACAGCTGCTCTTGTAAAAACATAATAGAAAGGTTTCAGAACCTAAATTGTATAATTTCTCAGACAGAACCAATCCCCGGCGTATGGGAAATCTATATCACTAAAACCTAGGTTCGTTTTAGCAAAAGCTTTCCCTGCCGTATTTTTTTATGTATTCAATAAAACTGTTTACATATTTTTCTTTTTCCTTAGCTTTCTGATATATCATTGAAAACTGGCACGTAAGTTCAACATCTTTAAGATATATTATTTTCAATATCCCGGCGTACAGTTCTTTTTTTACTGAAACATAGGGAAGGACTGCCATGCTTTGACCAGCTATTACAGATGATTTAATGGATTCGATAGATTCCAGTTCTATTTCTACATTTAATTCTGCAGGTTTTATTCCAATTGAGCTTATAGCTTCGTTAAAGACTTTTCTAATGCTGCAGATATTAGGTGTTAGTATAAGGGGCAGTGGTTTTAGCTGATGTAGACCAATTTCATGAATATGACTAAACTTAGAGTTGACGGCACATACAAGGACAAGCTTGTTTTCAGCTATCGGGTCACAAGCTATATTAGGTACATTTGTATATCCCTCAATAAAGCCTAAATCGGCGGTTTTATTCTGAATATCAGTTATGACACTGTCAGTATTGGTGCTTTTAACAGATATTTTTACATCATTGTGCTGTTTTTTGTAAATATACAGGGTGCAAGGAAGAGAATACAGGGCAACACTGGCGCAGGAAGAGATTTTTATCTCATGAATATTTGATTTTTGCAGCACAGAGAGCTCGTTATTCATGTTTTCATAAAGAGATAAAAAAGTTTCTGCATACTTATAGACGATTTTACCTGCTTCGGTTAGATTTACCCCTTTATTGCTTCTAATAAGCAGCTGAGTACCAATATTTTTCTCCAGTGCTTTCAGCTGCTGGCTTAGTGCTGACTGGGTAAGGTGCAAGGTCTTTGCAGCTTGAGATACGCTACTTAATAAAACGGTTTGGTAAAAGGATTTCAAATACTCAATATTCACAAGCAATTTTCTCCCTTCAATGGCATATTGCTACAAATACATTATATCTCTTTACTTGATTTATATCAATTAAATTATTATTTATAGATAAATAATAATTTAATTGATATTTTTATTAGTTTTTTTGCTAATATTAAATAGTCTAATGCAGTATTAATATATCTAATGACTTTTCTGGTATGTTTTCATGTATAATAAAAATGTAAATGTACTTAAGTGCGCACGAGTATGTTATTATTTTAACAATTATTTGGGGGGTGAAAGTATGGTAGAGGTATCCACCACGACATCAATTAGAAGGCCAGCAAGAAAGATTAAAAAAAACCAGCTGCCTTATGGAATTATTTTACTAGTCGTTCTTGTTGGAATAGGTATAGGTTTAGCAGCAGTTTCAACAAAGGTAGCAACGTTCTGGGTTTTTGGTATCGCTTTTGGCTTCACACTTCAAAGAGCACGGTTCTGTTTCACAGCTTCTTTACGTGATCCGATGCTCACAGGGAGCACATCTCTTACAAGGGCGGTTATTATTGCATTTGTGATAGCAACTATAGGTTTTACGGCAATCCAATACGCTGCAGTTTCCAAAGGAGCTCCGCCACCAGGAAATATAAGCCCTGTAGGTATTCACATAGTTATTGGTGCCACTATGTTTGGTATTGGCATGGTTATTGCGGGAGGATGTGCTTCCGGTACTTTAATGAGAGTTGGAGAAGGCTTTGCTATGCAGATGCTTTCACTGGTGTTCTTTTGTATAGGATCATTGTGGGGGGCTCATGATTTTGGTTGGTGGAAGACAGTTTCCATTTCAAAATCTAAGCCTGTGTTTCTTCCAGATATTTTCGGATGGATGGGTGCGCTGTTTATACAGTTGATTGTATTAGGTGCGTTGTATATTTTAGCGGACTGGTTTGAAAACCGCAAAAGAATGAAAGAAAATTTAGAGAATAATAATTCAACGAAAGGATGATTTAATTGGCTGAATATAAATTAGACTGTTTAGGGGAAGCTTGTCCCGTACCTTTGATCAAAACACAGAAGAAAATTGCAACATTAAATATAGGAGATGTACTTGTCGTACATATTGATCATAGCTGTGCAATGAAGAATGTACCTGAATGGGCCAGAAAAGAAGGGTATAACGTTGAACTGGAAGAGGTAGATGACGGAGAATGGGAAGTGTATATTGAAAAGACAAAATAAAAGTATTTGTTAGATATTATAACTGGGGGGGACAGCGTGAAGATTCAGGAGAATATTTATTATAAAAAATTTTTGAAGGATCCTTGGTCCTACACGGCAGGAGCAGTTATACTGGCTTTGCTGAATATTACTCTGTTTGCTTTTTCAGGAAAGCCCTGGGGTGTTACGACAGCTTTTTCGTATTGGGGAGCATGGGTTTATCAAACACTTGGTGGGAAAGTAAATGATTGGGTGTATTTTAACAATACTGCTCATGGGAAGGCGCTTGCCGAAGGTTTTATGGCAGATGCCGGTTCATGGCAAAACATTGGAATCATACTAGGAGCCTTATTAGCTACTCTTTTAGCATCTCAATTTAAATTCAAAATGATTAAATCATACAAACAGGTTATAGCAGCAATACTTGGAGGATTGCTAATGGGGTATGGCGCTAGAATTGCTTTTGGATGTAACGTTGGGGCATTTTTCAGTGGCGTTGCATCTATGTCTCTGCACGGATGGGTATATACTGTATTTATTTTTGCAGGTGCATGGATTGGAAGTAAGCTTCTGGTTAAATATTTTATGTAATATATTTTGAGGCGGCCTAAAGCCGCCTCAAATATTGAAAGGGGTCATAAAAGTGGATAAAAAAGTAGAACAATTTGACGTTGTGGTTATTGGCGGGGGAGCAGCAGGTATGACCGCTGCTATATACTGTGGGAGAGCGAGACTTAAAACTTTACTTATAGAAAAATCTTTACTGGGAGGCCTAGCTACTTATACGAACGAGATAGAAAACTATCCCGGATTCCCGGAAGGACAGACAGGGCTTGGATTAATGAAGTTATTTGAACAGCAGGCAAAAAAATTTGGCGTAAAAATTAAGCTGACTGATGTAAAGGGAGTGCAATTGGAAGGAAAGACGAAAATAGTTGAGACTTTTCGCGTAAACTATGAAGCAAAAGCTGTAATTATAGCGACAGGAGGAAAGCCGAGGCTGACCGGTGCTATTAATGAGCAAAAATTCTTATTTGATAAGGGGATTTCTTTCTGTGCCACTTGCGATGCAGCTAGATTTACCGATAAGGAAGTATTAGTTGTGGGAAGCGGAGATGCTGCTATAGAAGAAGGAATGTTTTTGACAAAGTTTGCCAAAAAGGTTAGAGTATCAGTTATCCACGATGAAGGTATTATGGATGCGAATAAAATTGCGCAAGAACAGGCGTTAAAGAATCCAAAGATGGAATTTATATGGAATACTATGGTGGATGAATATGTTGGAGAAGATATACTAGAACAGGTTATCCTTAAAAATGTCAAGACAGGTGAAAAGATACCTGTTCGGGTAGATGGGTGTTTTCTCTTTATTGGATATATTCCTAATACCGAGATTTTTAAAGGTCAGATTAATATGTCCAAAGGCGGGTATATCATTACAAATGAAAATATGGAAACCAATATTCCGGGGGTGTTTGCTGCAGGAGACGTAAGAGAAAAGTTTCTTAAGCAGGTCGCTACGGCAGTAGGGGATGGAGCCATTGCCGGAGTGGGGGCGGAAAAATATATTGCAGAGACAGAGATATTTGAAAATGAGATTTTAAGGAAAGATCTCCCCGGGATGGTCTATCTATGGTGCGCTACTGATGAAAAATGCAGAAAGCTTTTGACTTTAATAGAACAAGTTGAACAGGAGAATAATCATAGGCTATGTGTAAATAAAATAGATATATACAAAAAAATGAGTATGGCTGAGAGATTAGGAGTAGTGGATGCACCTTGTTGTGTGTTTATAAAAGAGGGAAAAGTTGTAAAAATACTAAAAGAAGATATCTCCAAAGAAACGATTGATAGTATTCTACAGGAGATTGTGTAGGATTTGTAAGTACTATTTGATTTGACTGCCGCAACTGGCAGTCATTTTTTGTAAGATTAAAAAATTAATTGTATCTTAAAAGCATAATAACATGGAAAGATTTAGGGTGAGAGATTCGAAATTTGCCATCCTTAAAAGTTAAATTTTTATAGAAAGCAAAAAACATAAGTTCAGATATATTGCATAAATGTATAAGTTTTAATGTTTTTTTGTTTGAGACTCTGAAAAGTTTTAAAAATGTATAATATTTTCAAGTTTACAATCACGCATCTATATCGTTATGTAAAGGAGGACTGAAAATCCTGAGCAGTTTGTTCAAAAAAGAATAAGGGATACTGCCAAGCAAAACAAATGTAATAAACAGTACCATTAACCCTATGGTTATAGCTATAATTAGTGATAAACCATAAGCAATTTTATAATTTGTAAGTACGAGGTATAAAAGCCGAACCACTAAAGCCATTAATAACGATGCTAGTCCAGGTTTTATAAACCAATTGGAAAATTGTGGTTTTAACCTAGTTACCTGAACGACGGTAATAAAATTAAGCACGGATACCAAAATACTGTTTGCAATAAAGCCAATGATAAATCCATAAATCCCAAAGCTGGGGTGTGCCACCAGAAAATAAGTGCAGATAATTTGGATCACATCTCCTATAGTAGAATGAACTGCGGCACGAGCCTGCTTCCCCAACCCATTGAGGATATTCCCTAAGCTATAGTCCAGGCAGAGAAAAATTGTAGAAAATGCCAGTGGGGTTAAAAGATTACCAACATCGGGTTGATCATAAAGAACAATGCCGATGGGGTGTGCTAAAGGGACTAATAAGGCCATAGTGGGAAAAGCAGTCAAACATGTAATCAGTATGCTTTTTGATATCTTATCGCGGATATTAGACCAATTTTTAAGTATTACATTTTCAGAAAGGTTGGGAATTAATATTACCGATAAAGCGCTGATTAAAGCAAAAGGAAAAAATAGAAGAGGCATGACCATGCCTGAAATAATTCCATAAGTTCCGATGGCTTCACTGCTTGTCATACCTCCCGCTGCCAACCTTCGCGGTATCAGGATAGAATTGGCAGCTCCCATAGATGAACCGATAAGGCGTGTCAATGTAATAGGAAGAGCAATGCCAAGTATGGTTTTAGATATTCGCACTACCGATGGTGTTTCTTTAGATTTGGAATAGTTTTTTACCGACTGATGATAACTGTAATGCAAGTACAAAAGGCCGGCTAATTCTCCCATGACCATACCAAATACCGCAATTGCTGCTGATGTTTGCTCATTTAATGATGGAATGCATGATAGAATAACTGATACCAGTATCATTCGTATAATCTGTTCTGCGATTTCAGCAAAAGCGGGTGGGTGGATGTCCCTTAATCCGTAGAAATAGCCTTTAAATACTGCAGCAAGACCGGTGATTAAGATACACGGAAAAAAAATAAATAGTGCCGGACGAATTCTGAAATCCTGAAGAAGGTTAACGGTGATTTGATCTATATTTAATACAAAAAAAGCAGACAGGCAAATGGATACTATTGTTATCAGACAAAGGGATATAATAACTGTCCGTACAATACCACGCTCGTCCCCAATAGCTTTTCGTTCTGCAACCAGACGGGAAACGGCGATAGGAATACCCGAGGCAGTTACAGTTATGCTTACCATATAAAGGGGAAAAACCAGTTGAAAAAGCCCCATACCTTCAGGGCCAATCATCCTGCTTAAGAATATTCTATAAATGAACCCTAATAAGCGTACAATAAAATTTGCTGCAGTTAAAACAAAAGTTCCATATAGCAAAGATTTTGTATTTAATTTCAAAGCAAATTCCTCCATTTTATAATTAACCAACTTTAAAACTAAATATTGTAATTTTAAAGTTGATTAATTTCATTGATAACTACATTAATTTATTTTTAACTTTAATATTGGTTATCGATATAAACCTTTGTTACTAATTTTATTCATAGAAGTGAAGTGATAGAAGGGTAAATTTTGGGCTCTCATTTCCTGAACAGCAGCCTTCATTTCTTATTCGTAGCTCTTATTTCCCATTTTTCAACAAAATCCGTAAAAATATTTAAAAGCTGTTGAAAATTTTTACAATTTATTATATAATCCAACTTATCTATATAGTTCACAGTTAACAGCTCTCAGTTCACAGTAATAAACGATTTAATAGCTTTTACTGTGAACTGTGAACCGTGAACCGTGAACTGTGAACTTATTGACTTTATCTTCCATGTAAAATCATTATCAGTAAATATATAATAA
This genomic stretch from Petroclostridium xylanilyticum harbors:
- a CDS encoding sulfurtransferase TusA family protein — its product is MEFVVDCLGDICPIPSIKAYEKFKAINKNDTIKIITDHSCSCKNIIERFQNLNCIISQTEPIPGVWEIYITKT
- a CDS encoding LysR family transcriptional regulator gives rise to the protein MNIEYLKSFYQTVLLSSVSQAAKTLHLTQSALSQQLKALEKNIGTQLLIRSNKGVNLTEAGKIVYKYAETFLSLYENMNNELSVLQKSNIHEIKISSCASVALYSLPCTLYIYKKQHNDVKISVKSTNTDSVITDIQNKTADLGFIEGYTNVPNIACDPIAENKLVLVCAVNSKFSHIHEIGLHQLKPLPLILTPNICSIRKVFNEAISSIGIKPAELNVEIELESIESIKSSVIAGQSMAVLPYVSVKKELYAGILKIIYLKDVELTCQFSMIYQKAKEKEKYVNSFIEYIKKYGRESFC
- a CDS encoding YeeE/YedE thiosulfate transporter family protein, with the protein product MVEVSTTTSIRRPARKIKKNQLPYGIILLVVLVGIGIGLAAVSTKVATFWVFGIAFGFTLQRARFCFTASLRDPMLTGSTSLTRAVIIAFVIATIGFTAIQYAAVSKGAPPPGNISPVGIHIVIGATMFGIGMVIAGGCASGTLMRVGEGFAMQMLSLVFFCIGSLWGAHDFGWWKTVSISKSKPVFLPDIFGWMGALFIQLIVLGALYILADWFENRKRMKENLENNNSTKG
- a CDS encoding sulfurtransferase TusA family protein translates to MAEYKLDCLGEACPVPLIKTQKKIATLNIGDVLVVHIDHSCAMKNVPEWARKEGYNVELEEVDDGEWEVYIEKTK
- a CDS encoding YeeE/YedE thiosulfate transporter family protein, which encodes MKIQENIYYKKFLKDPWSYTAGAVILALLNITLFAFSGKPWGVTTAFSYWGAWVYQTLGGKVNDWVYFNNTAHGKALAEGFMADAGSWQNIGIILGALLATLLASQFKFKMIKSYKQVIAAILGGLLMGYGARIAFGCNVGAFFSGVASMSLHGWVYTVFIFAGAWIGSKLLVKYFM
- a CDS encoding FAD-dependent oxidoreductase codes for the protein MDKKVEQFDVVVIGGGAAGMTAAIYCGRARLKTLLIEKSLLGGLATYTNEIENYPGFPEGQTGLGLMKLFEQQAKKFGVKIKLTDVKGVQLEGKTKIVETFRVNYEAKAVIIATGGKPRLTGAINEQKFLFDKGISFCATCDAARFTDKEVLVVGSGDAAIEEGMFLTKFAKKVRVSVIHDEGIMDANKIAQEQALKNPKMEFIWNTMVDEYVGEDILEQVILKNVKTGEKIPVRVDGCFLFIGYIPNTEIFKGQINMSKGGYIITNENMETNIPGVFAAGDVREKFLKQVATAVGDGAIAGVGAEKYIAETEIFENEILRKDLPGMVYLWCATDEKCRKLLTLIEQVEQENNHRLCVNKIDIYKKMSMAERLGVVDAPCCVFIKEGKVVKILKEDISKETIDSILQEIV
- the spoVB gene encoding stage V sporulation protein B; this encodes MKLNTKSLLYGTFVLTAANFIVRLLGFIYRIFLSRMIGPEGMGLFQLVFPLYMVSITVTASGIPIAVSRLVAERKAIGDERGIVRTVIISLCLITIVSICLSAFFVLNIDQITVNLLQDFRIRPALFIFFPCILITGLAAVFKGYFYGLRDIHPPAFAEIAEQIIRMILVSVILSCIPSLNEQTSAAIAVFGMVMGELAGLLYLHYSYHQSVKNYSKSKETPSVVRISKTILGIALPITLTRLIGSSMGAANSILIPRRLAAGGMTSSEAIGTYGIISGMVMPLLFFPFALISALSVILIPNLSENVILKNWSNIRDKISKSILITCLTAFPTMALLVPLAHPIGIVLYDQPDVGNLLTPLAFSTIFLCLDYSLGNILNGLGKQARAAVHSTIGDVIQIICTYFLVAHPSFGIYGFIIGFIANSILVSVLNFITVVQVTRLKPQFSNWFIKPGLASLLMALVVRLLYLVLTNYKIAYGLSLIIAITIGLMVLFITFVLLGSIPYSFLNKLLRIFSPPLHNDIDA